Proteins from a single region of Amblyomma americanum isolate KBUSLIRL-KWMA chromosome 10, ASM5285725v1, whole genome shotgun sequence:
- the LOC144106885 gene encoding salivary peroxidase/catechol oxidase-like, whose product MNRWLLLLMIAEVAVVRWAGTDRSSDARILRETAQEAAKTIRKRAASTPPPQHPVQMRGGSYKGAPPAGCPGAHMRHVTSRGPTDTSRRKARAATLFEETTRLLIPRVAGGLNGLQNLQPLVGRDPLLLAAQRDCSTPAVGSCDPNTPYRRSDGACNNLANPRWGMAFSCMTRLLPPAYNDGVSSPRLAKSGLELPNARLISSLVHPDRRLPSPHFSHMLMQLGQFIDHDLALAPLESDPGEIRNLGNPNNPIDCCSPERYVLPECYSIPVPEGDTFFGRLGQTCINVPRSAPCSCQLGPREQQDSLTSYLDGSHIYGSSDEDTARLRLFQYGLLRTQSLEGEELLPQSFFPAEDRCSNLETGEICFRGGDERVNEHPALTSMHTVWLRQHNRVARRLQQLNSHWDDERLFQETRRFVNAQWQHIVYAEWLPPIMGPDAMVRYQLVPTGRSRYAPDVDATILNEFAAAAFRLGHTLIDGVFQRIDIDGQRSPYELQDFYFFPFYLYHGDMDNIIRGLLRHPGQHYDSFITEGVTHHLYRLRNDSYGLDLIALNLQRGREHGLRPYVDYLQYCTGFQATTFEDLLQYIPAHIVQLYSTLYDDVTDIDLFTGGVTETSVQGGLVGPTFACILGTTFRRLKFGDRFYYEHEGQAGSFAPEQIQELRKTTLAHILCDNCYSLTSVQTRTMFRPDLSDNPEVPCTSLPRPDLSYWQYP is encoded by the exons gtggctgctgctgctcatGATCGCCGAGGTGGCGGTCGTGCGGTGGGCCGGGACCGACCGCTCCTCGGACGCACGGATTCTGCGCGAGACGGCGCAAGAAGCGGCCAAAACAATTCGCAAAAGGGCCGCCTCCACGCCGCCACCGCAGCACCCAG TGCAAATGAGGGGCGGCTCGTACAAGGGCGCGCCCCCTGCCGGCTGTCCTGGGGCCCACAtgcgtcacgtgaccagccgGGGACCGACGGACACCTCGCGGCGCAAGGCCCGCGCCGCCACCCTCTTCGAGGAGACCACCCGGCTGCTGATACCCAG GGTGGCGGGTGGCCTGAACGGACTGCAGAACCTCCAACCTCTGGTGGGCAGAGACCCCCTTCTGCTGGCGGCGCAGCGGGACTGCTCCacccccgcggtgggctcctgcGACCCAAACACGCCGTACCGGCGTTCGGACGGCGCCTGCAACAACCTGGCCAACCCGCGGTGGGGCATGGCCTTCTCCTGCATGACTCGGCTGCTCCCTCCTGCCTACAACGACG GCGTGAGCAGCCCCCGGCTGGCCAAGAGTGGCCTGGAGCTGCCCAACGCGCGGCTCATCTCGTCGCTGGTGCACCCGGACCGGCGGCTGCCCAGCCCGCACTTCTCGCACATGCTCATGCAGCTGGGACAGTTCATCGACCATGACCTGGCCCTGGCGCCGCTGGAGTCGGACCCCGGGGAGATCCGGAACCTCGGAA ACCCGAACAACCCAATCGACTGCTGCAGCCCCGAACGCTACGTGCTGCCAGAGTGCTACTCGATCCCCGTGCCGGAGGGAGACACCTTCTTCGGCCGCCTGGGACAGACCTGCATCAACGTGCCGCGCTCGGCGCCCTGCTCCTGCCAGCTGG GACCTAGGGAACAGCAAGACTCGCTCACGTCGTACCTGGACGGATCGCACATCTACGGAAGCAGCGACGAAGACACAGCCCGCCTCAGGCTCTTCCAGTACG GTCTTCTGCGGACACAGTCCCTGGAAGGCGAAGAGCTGCTGCCGCAGAGTTTCTTCCCAGCTGAGGACCGCTGCAGCAACCTTGAGACCGGAGAGATCTGCTTCCGAGGCG GTGACGAACGTGTCAACGAGCACCCCGCCCTTACCAGCATGCACACGGTGTGGCTGCGGCAGCACAACCGCGTCGCCCGCCGTCTCCAGCAACTCAACTCGCACTGGGACGACGAGAGGCTCTTCCAGGAGACACG GCGTTTCGTGAACGCCCAGTGGCAGCACATCGTGTACGCGGAGTGGCTGCCACCCATCATGGGCCCCGACGCCATGGTGCGCTACCAGCTGGTGCCCACGGGCCGCAGCCGCTACGCGCCCGACGTGGACGCCACCATCCTCAACGAGTTCGCCGCGGCCGCCTTCCGCCTCGGACATACGCTCATCGACGGCGTCTTCCAgag GATCGACATCGACGGCCAGCGCAGTCCGTACGAGCTGCAGGACTTCTACTTCTTCCCATTCTACCTCTACCACGGGGACATGGACAACATCATCCGGGGACTGCTGCGGCACCCGGGACAGCACTACGACAG CTTCATCACGGAGGGCGTGACCCACCACCTGTACCGGCTGCGCAACGACTCGTACGGCCTGGACCTGATCGCGCTCAACCTGCAGCGTGGCCGTGAGCACGGCCTGCGTCCCTACGTGGACTACCTGCAGTACTGCACCGGCTTCCAGGCGACCACCTTCGAGGACCTGCTCCAGTACATCCCCGCCCACATCGTGCAGCTCTACAGCACGCTCTACGA TGACGTGACGGACATCGACCTCTTCACGGGTGGCGTCACCGAAACGAGCGTCCAGGGTGGCCTGGTGGGACCTACGTTTGCCTGCATCCTGGGAACCACCTTCCGGAGACTCAAGTTCGGCGACCGCTTCTACTACGAGCACGAGGGACAGGCCGGATCCTTCGCACCGG AGCAAATTCAGGAGCTCCGAAAGACTACGCTGGCCCACATCCTGTGTGACAACTGCTACTCGCTCACCTCGGTGCAGACCAGAACTATGTTCCGTCCAGACCTCTCAGA CAACCCGGAGGTTCCCTGCACCAGCCTACCTCGACCGGACCTGTCCTATTGGCAGTACCCGTGA